Proteins from a genomic interval of Kitasatospora herbaricolor:
- a CDS encoding cell division protein SepF has product MAGAMRKMAVYLGLVEDETYDGQGYDPDDDYDADPEPIRTGRTEDIPRPAAAQPAPVAQIAPQPVPAAVPIRQETPRMAPVSSITPERRHNLEKSAPVIMPKVVNEREPYRITTLHPRTYNEARTIGEQFRGGTPVIMNLTEMDDTDAKRLVDFAAGLVFGLHGSIERVTQKVFLLSPANVDVTAEDKARIAEGGFFNQS; this is encoded by the coding sequence ATGGCCGGCGCAATGCGCAAGATGGCGGTCTACCTCGGCCTCGTGGAGGACGAGACGTACGACGGCCAGGGGTACGACCCCGACGACGACTACGACGCGGACCCCGAGCCGATCCGCACCGGGCGGACGGAGGACATCCCCCGCCCCGCGGCCGCACAGCCCGCCCCCGTCGCCCAGATCGCACCGCAGCCCGTCCCCGCCGCGGTCCCGATCCGTCAGGAGACCCCGAGGATGGCCCCAGTGTCGTCCATCACACCCGAACGCCGCCACAACCTGGAGAAGAGCGCCCCGGTGATCATGCCCAAGGTCGTGAACGAACGAGAGCCCTACCGCATCACGACGTTGCACCCCAGGACCTACAACGAGGCCCGTACCATCGGGGAACAGTTCCGCGGCGGGACTCCTGTGATCATGAATTTGACCGAGATGGACGACACCGACGCGAAGCGCCTCGTAGACTTCGCCGCTGGACTCGTCTTCGGTCTGCACGGCAGTATCGAGCGCGTGACACAGAAGGTGTTCCTGCTGTCGCCTGCTAACGTCGATGTCACGGCGGAGGACAAGGCCCGTATCGCCGAGGGTGGGTTCTTCAACCAGAGCTGA